DNA sequence from the Sylvia atricapilla isolate bSylAtr1 chromosome 15, bSylAtr1.pri, whole genome shotgun sequence genome:
taaaaaataacttagTTAGAAtgataaaatgtaattttggtGAGCTGATCTTCAGATCAAAGTTAAAAGTTCCATATCCAAAACCACCTGATTTGGGCTTGGGTGGAGGAGCACACTACTagatggcttttttttgtaGACTTAATTCTCCCTTGAGACAAGAAGGGTTGTTCTTGATGGAGTAATGGGAGAGTTGGAAATACGAGATCTAGCAAACAAATTAAAGTTCCTAGAATGAAACAAatcctgctggagaagggaagggatgggatCAGGTTTCATGTTGGGCTTGTTGCTGGGAGGAGGGCTGATAACATACTGCCTGAAACCTTTCTAACAGAGTGGAGCTGTAGCTGGGCAGAACTGAAGGCTTTAATTCATGAACACAGAAAGCAGTGAATGTACCTGTGCTCTGTTTCTTGACTCTAACTGCCTGTCTTGACCCCTTTCCTTGTGCTGCTTGTAAGCATGTGTGGGGAGTGGAATCAGGTTGAAGTTGGGGTTTATGTGTGTTTGTGGAGAGATGGAAGGAGATACTTTGATCTGACTCAGCCCTGTAGCTCGGTTTGCACACAAATGCTTGTGCTAAATGGGGTGGTGGCAGCATAAAACAGCAAAGGGAGAGCTGATGTTCTCTTAGCTGCCCTACTGCTCTCTTGGCATTAGTGAAAATTAACAGCCCAATGTGCTTTTTAAGTTTGGGTTGTGGTATACTGCAGCGTAAGAATTCTTTGTTAGTGActaaatttttgtttcctttttttcttgcttaggATGAATCCAAGCCACCCTATTCTTATGCTCAGCTAATTGTGCAGGCTATATCTTCAGCACAGGACAGGCAATTAACACTAAGTGGGATCTATGCCCACATTACCAAGCATTATCCATATTACAGGACTGCTGACAAGGGCTGGCAGGTGAGTTCTTGACACTGACAAGCTTTTAAACTACTTTGGCATGGTTTGTCTGctttgaaatgcatttattaaagATTTGGGGCACTGGGAATAGAGCTGCTTTGACTGTTCCCAGAGTGAATTTGTTTAACAGAAGCTGACTAGTTCGTTTGTGGGTgattagtttgggtttttttgaataCTTTGTAGGGCAATGTAGTGTGTTACTGTTGGGCTCTTTGGTTCCTCTTTTAACGCTGTAGTCATGTgtctttcattttgtatttcatttgcCTGCATCCTTGCTGTcagtcactgctctgcccagacACTTGCTTAATCCTTTGCCTCATCTTTGGCATGATTTCTCCAAGCACAGGATATCCAGCCTAAAACCGAGGATCCAGTTTTTAAACATAGCACCTTAAATCATTacagatgttttggttttcacaGTTTATTAACTGCATTGCCTAAGTCACAGTTTGCAAGTTCTGAATTTGAGTGGGAACTTGGGAAACTGAGACTCCACGCACTCCTTGTGGTAATCAGGAAAACCTGACCAGCTTCAGAGGAGAGTTTGAAAGTAGTTAACACATGCTAAATCAAACTTCAGTGTTCACTTGAGGGCTGCTTCCAAAGTTTCAGGAACCTCTACTCCACCTGCTTTCAGACTTTTTCTTGGCATCACACCTCTGCCATGGGTGTTGGCATTTGAATGTAATACACTAATACAGCTGCAAAGGCTCTCGCAGCTGCTTCCACTGTGTGCAACTGGCTGGAGCAGAACTGCTTGTGCACTTTGAGTGCACTTggaataaatacatttctgcctccctggcttttccctgcagttCTAATTAATTGTGGAATTCACTTCCTGCCCTAACCTGCTCGGCAGAGTTGTACTTTGTGAACCAGTTGCTGCATCCTGCTTCAGAGAGCTGCATTTCGGTAGGGAGTGAAGttgcctttttctctcccctccagTGGCATTGTAAGGCTTCACCAGTGAAGAGATTGTCTAAACCCACtagaaaagcttttgttttgttttggaagtgGAAGAGGGATGAGTTTGTGCACATGGAGGCTTACtgagcccttccccagcccaaAAAGTAGTGCTACACCCTGTAAGAGATGGGCTGTTGCAATGGAAAGGATAAACAGCCTTGTCATCATTTACAGAGCTGCAGTGTGCCACAGAGCTCATGGATTCCtcccagagctggctgagggCATGTTGGCTGCCTTGCATTGTGATTACTGTGAGATGCAGTGTCCTCTAGGGCATGTTTGGGCTCCCTGGTAATCGTTTGGCAGGTGAGCAGTTAGCACAGGCTCAGGCAACTTTTTCCGCTTGCCGAGAATAAAGCCTGTCTTTTGAGAGAGTTCTGATGTGGTTTACAGTGATTTCCCCCTGCCTCAGCAAAAGCTCTGCTTTCATGGCTTTCCACAGAGAagtcactgctctgcctggctccaGATGTATCTTAAGTAATGGTTAGTACCAAGCAAACCCATCTTTCAGCTTGGTTAGGAGAAAGTCTTGACACTTTCCCCCAGGTTTGCTCTTGCTGTTCTCCTGTGACTTTGGACTGTGTGAGTTGAGTGACTTGTTTCTGTATTCAACACTGATTCTGGCAGTGTGGTTTTATCTTTccaagctgtgtggtgcagCCCATTTGTCTTTGTTACATATTTCTTCATGGCAAAATAATCACCTCattcctctgcttcctgcagaatTCCATTCGGCACAACCTCTCCTTGAACCGTTACTTTATTAAAGTCCCACGCTCCCAAGAGGAGCCTGGAAAGGGCTCCTTTTGGCGAATTGACCCTGCCTCTGAAGCCAAACTTGTAGAACAAGCatttagaaaaagaaggcaaagaggAGTGTCCTGCTTCCGAACACCTTTTGGGCCTCTCTCCTCCAGGTAACTTCAATTTCCTCTCATCTCTCTGCCAAACtcattacaaagaaaataaactagaACTTCTCCTGAAGTACAGTGAGTAAACTTTGCTTCTGTTTATAGTTTGAGAGGTGATGTAGTTAGTCCTGAGGCCTAATCTGAAAATTGTTCTGACTTCTTAAGTGattaaccaaaaaaaataaataaatccagaaTCAAACTGCAAAAATGCATCAAATAACGTATCTGTTTTGGcataatttcaaagaaattcaAAGCAATTATCACTGGAGTGAATGTTTTCAGATGCCAATCTCTGATTTCAGGAAAGCTGTGTTTGGATGTGGATTAGATCATAGTGGGAATAACTTCTGTGGTATTTAAAACACTCTCATATAGGGAAGATCAGGCTGATGGTGGTTGTCAGCAGTGAAGCAGCAGGAGTTCTGTGTGGCTGCTCTAGTCAGCTCCACTGCCTTGTGCAATGACAGCTTCTTTGAGCCCTGTAGCTGTGAGGAGACTTGGAATTCAGCATTAGCTGGAGCAGTTTCAGGGAACATTCCTCCCACACCTcatgttttttctgttaaaatgtggggggaacaggaggagaatttttcagctttttattctGGTTTGTCATTAAAGAAATGTACAGTTCTCACATAATTGGGACCAGAGGTGAGAACCAAGTGGTTGGGGAGGGAGGCaagagggagaaggggaagcaACTGCTCTGTAAGCAGATGCAGGACCAGACACTTGCCTCTACTTGAATCTTCTCCCTGTCACTCTCAGACTCTGACATAGGTTCTTTAAGAATGACTTGAAGTTATAAAATGATGAGAGTGTGCAGCATTTGGGGATTCTCTTGTCAGCAGTGGGTCTAACAATGAAATGTTAACCCTACTCTGAAGGGTCCACTTTGCTTCATCAAGTAATAACACAGCAGTATTTGGAGCTGGAGTGTTCCTGGGGTCCCTGTGTACCTTTCAGCTCTTCCCAGCAGGACTGCAGTGGGTGATGTGGAGGAAAGGCTGTTCTTCCTAGACAATCCTGTGCTGGACATAActctgtgtctctgctgctgtcttGTGGTCAAAATGCATCTGTGCTTGCCAACACTGTGTTTTGGTGTTTCAGGAGTGCTCCTGCCTCCCCTACTCACCCTGGCCTGCTGTCCCCTCACTCTAGTGGCCTACAGACTCCAGAGTGCCTGTCACGGGAAGGCTCACCCATTCCACACGATCACGACTTGGGGTCAAAGTTAGCCTCAGTGCCAGAGTATCGGTATTCCCAGAGTGCACCCGGTGAGTAGCTCTTGTTCCAGAGGCTGGCTGCTCACTTGCCCCACATGCCGTGCTGGAGACACCACAGGAAGacttctgcagtgtttttttGGAGAATCCAGGACCCTTTTTCCACTTTGTTTTTAGAGACTGATGGTGCAAATACAACTTCAAACCATTTTTCTTACCCCTCTTTGGATGAGGGGCAGAATGTGTAGAGACAGCTGATCTAACCTCGAGCTAGGTGACTGTAAAGACCTGAAGCAGAGTAGCCATGGCATCACCAGAGCTCACTTGCTGTCATTTACCAACCTCTGGACAAGATCAGTTTGGTTACACCAAGCTCTGGTGCTATGTCCAGTGCCTGGTAAATATCTGCTTGTCAGCTGTGCTGACCCAGGCTGGAGGGTGAGGTTGGAGGGCAAAGCTCATTAAGGAAAACTTGGTTTGGgatattttcttaatgtttaTTATggtttttattcacagaaatgtGCTCAGATGACAGGTAAGGTTTTTGTAGGATATGGAGAAGTTTGAAGGTGGTATTTTTGAAGGcttgagtttttttcttttttttctacctcCATTGCTGCCAGTGCTGAAGCACTGAGTAGACTGCAAGTGCACGGATTAAATCAATGGAGGTCTTTTTTACCTCTCGTATTAACAAGTGCTTCTCTTTCTGTTCAGGATCTCCAGTGAGTGCCCAGCCAGTGATTATGGCTGTTCCTCCCCGACCATCCACCCTGGTGGCCAAACCAGTGGCCTACATGCCAGCATCCATAGTGACTTCTCAGCAGCCCTCGTGCCACGCCATCCACGTCGTTCAGCAAGCTCCCACTGTCACCATGGTCCGAGTGGTGACCTCCTCTGCAAGCACTGCAAATGGATACATCCTCACAAaccagggcacagcaggaggagctcatgaagctgcaggagcagtgttGGACTTAGCTGCTGACCATCGAGGTAGCGTTTCACCTCCCTTGCTACTCTGCTAATAAGAGCAGGCTCGGAGGGGACAGTGGTTGAACATTTTCACTCACTGGGCACTGAGCTGTTAAAAAAGATGTTTCTCCAGGTCAAACTTAAACCAAATGAGAGCTCAtccattttttttgtctctacCAGAGAACAGGGCAGCTgtgttcccttctctgctgcagaacAAAACTAACAGACTTTGGAGCCTGAGAAAACATGCAGTGCTTAAAATTTGCTTATTACCATAGAACCATAGAAAGATCTGGATTGGAGGGTACCTTGAAGATACCTCCTTCtaatccccctgccatgggcagggacaccttccaccatctcaggttgctccaagccccatccagcctgaccttggacacttccagggatccaggggcagccacagtttctctgggaaacctgtgccagggcctcaccgccctcacaggaaaaaatttcttcctaatatctcatCTATACCTGGTCTTCCAGGTATAGAAGAAtggtttgaagccattcccccttgtcctgtctcttcATGCTTTTGTAATTATCCCCAATACCAATATTATGCCTATTATATGGGTATGAAAGCGTGTGCATTTTCCAGCCAAAGGATAGAGCCTGGGAAAGGCTGCAACTCTGCTTCAGGATGGCTTTGTAAATAAATGACTGGGCCCTTCTTTTCTGCAGGCTGGATTCCTAGAGGAAAGAATGTGCTTCTGGAAGTGCAGGCAGTGCCCCATTAAAGCAATCTTCAAAAACCAGTTAgaacaaagactttttttgtcCCTAAGCTGGAAATTCCAGCCTTGGAGGATTTAGTGAGTTAGCTGTGTGATCTAGACAACACCTTGTCTGCTCCCTATTTCAGGAGGTCTTAGTGCCACAAGGTCAGTGTATGTTGTACCAGCAGCAAAGGCTGGTTTCTCTGACTCCTTTTGTGTGGGCAGTGGGACAATGGTCCCTCTCTctaagggaagaaaagaatgaCAAAGAGCTTCCCCtcttgcagcagcaggaccaCTGGCATTTTTAGTTCAGCACTGGATATCTTGCTTGAGTTTCACTTGCATTCTCTAGAAATTCCTGTCTGGATCCCATACATGTTCCTGAAGCACTAAGAGTTGCAGCTGCCTGTCACCTGCTCCCTTCTTTCATTCACTGGTTCTTGCTGTTGCCTGTTACTTCCCTACTTGTTCCCACTCATATCCTTTTCTAGTCTATActttccctgctggctgcatTTTCATTCCTGAACTctgctttctttgccttttgtctCCCCATTCCCATCACCTTGGTTGCAGGTTTCAGCTCAGTGCTTAATGTCTCATCTAACTGCACTCTTGTTGTGTGCAAATGTTAAAATGGGAGAGGCCTTCTTTTCCTGCAAGACTGATGAGATTGTGCTTCCTGCCCTCTCTCCTTTGAGACCCGCAGAGCCCTGGAAGAGTGgttcctctcctttcctgcaTGCCTGGCAGAATGCTCTCCTGTATCTGTTGCATTCCTGCTGAATTGACCCCTTATTATCATGGGAAGTGAGAAGAGTGCTTTAGTGCTCTCAAGCAGTTACCTCTGTCCAGGAACTCTgctctccttttttatttttatttttcctccatcctgtttttttcttatacttAAACAGCAAAAGCTGGCAATTGTGGGAAAACTTCCTTGTAAATCAACCTCCATGCAAGCCTGACAGCAAGCTGCTGCAGACTTTTGGCTCCAGGCATTAAGATCTTAATGCCTTCTCCTGCTGTGTGGTATTGAAAGTCAAGCCAGTTTGTTTGAAACTGCAAAGTAAGCTATGAGCTTTGCAGTGCTTGCTGTCCATATCACAGCTGTGATGTGCCAATAAGGGAGGTGATGCCTTGTTAGGGCAAAGGGTCAAATTGatgggtttgattttttaaaaatttttcttgcGActtaagaaaaatgttcttaatATTGATAGAGTAAATGTGCCATAGAGGATATTTTAGTGTTTCCAAATACTTGTCCCTGACCTGCTGAGGTATTGTAATCCTGAGGAATGTATCCCTGCTAGAGTGTTAATGAGAACAAAACCTGCCCCTAAGGCAGGGCAGCGACTGATCCGTGTCTCTTGTGCTTTTCCGCAGGCATGGACGAGAAGCCAACGATCGCGTTCGCCACCATCCCCACAGCCAGCCGTGTTATCCAGACAGTGGCCAGTCAGATGGCCcagggtgtccctgggcagACTGTCAccatcctgcagcaggcagctcccgtggccctggggcagcaccagCTGCCCGTGCGGGCGGTCACCCAGAACGGCAAACACGCCGTGCCCACCAACAGCATCGCCAGCAGCGCCTACGGTGggtctgctctgctccccaggctcAGCAGCCAGGGTGTAAAGCTGCAAGTGTTCTCTCCTCTTGCTTTCTGTCTGTCAAGTTATTCTGTGTCTCCATCTTGCACGTCTTCTCCTTCTAGGGCTGTAAATCAGTGGGAGGTTTCGTTCTGTCCACCTCAGCTGCCTTTCCTGGGGGAAAAGCCTTGCTCTCTGGCAGAAAAGCTCTGTCCTTCCTTTGCCCTTGGCTATGCAGTTATTAGTACTGAGACTCTCTACCTCTTGAGGTTATTTGTTGAAAGTGTCAGTGATTCTTGTGGAGAgcctgttttcatttcttttcttctgaccAGCAGCCTTTGCTTGCAGCATGCCaaataataaaatttccatGGTGCTCTTCAGATCTTGTGAAACATGACTCAATAGAGTAATAAGAAAATAACATACTTTCCCATCTTACAGTCTTAGAGCCTGAGAGAAACAAGATCTATTTCACCAGGTGAACAAATGTTGGATTTTTGTATACACAGGATGTGTTCTAGTCATTTGTCAAGAATGGTTTTTTCAAATTCCATGCAAGTCATGTCTTGGCAGCCTCCTCTTGCTTGCTCAGCACCTCAGATTTTATTCAGTTGGGGATGGGAATATCCAAGTTTCTTATGGCTTTTTTCACTGAGAGGCCAAGCACTTCTGCTGCCTCAGGCTGGTGCATTTGGGAGTTTGAAATAAAGAGCACTGCTGGGCTTTGGATGCCTTTCAGTAAGGTAGGAATGTTTCTACAGAATTTTCTGCCACATCTCTTCACAGTTATTACCTGGCGTGCACTTGAACTGCAAGAATCTCATTGGAACTCTGAAAAAATTATAGCGATAAGGTTTTTATGCAATTATTATAAGATATTAACAGACCAGATAGGTCAAGCTTCTACTAACCACCGGCAGCATTTTTCTAATATAGAatcagactttttttatttaatgtttttgtgttaaaatattttaatctcgCCAAACTTCTTAACTCTCATCAAAGTAGGAAGTATTCCACTTGCATCTGAGTTTTTTGTAAGTGGCGGTAAATTTTCTGGTTCACAAAACAAAGCCTGAGTCTCTTGACTCTCATCTATACTAAGTTAACTTCTCTTCAGCTGCATGATTTAGGTTCTCTAAGTCACTAAGCTGTAATTGCTGATTGCCCTCATCTTTACcctggttttttccccttcatcctCTTGATATTCTACAGCTTTCTTCTCATGCCTTGGTAGAAGTTACTGGACTTCGAGGGCCTTTGTTCTGTTGGCTTTGATTATTTATCCTAGGGCTCATTTCTTCATGCATTTAGCAGTGAACACAGCAATGATGTGCAGTCATTCCATCCTTTGCAAATGAGTCTGGAGGGCAGAGGATGTGCTGTTTCCTGAGTCCCCTTTGGCTTCCTCTC
Encoded proteins:
- the FOXK1 gene encoding forkhead box protein K1; this encodes MAEVGEDSSGARALLALRSAPCSPAAAPPPGPPPPAAPPAACTGPVLARLQGREFEFLMRQPAVTIGRNSSQGSVDVNMGHSSFISRRHLQLSFQEPHFYLRCLGKNGVFVDGAFQRRGGPALQLPPQCTFRFPSTVIKIQFTSLYHKEEVKEEASTHPLRPLYPQISPLKIHIPEPDLRSVVSPLPSPTGTISVPNSCPASPRGAGSSGYRFVHNITSDLQLAAEYAAKAASEQQADASGGDSPKDESKPPYSYAQLIVQAISSAQDRQLTLSGIYAHITKHYPYYRTADKGWQNSIRHNLSLNRYFIKVPRSQEEPGKGSFWRIDPASEAKLVEQAFRKRRQRGVSCFRTPFGPLSSRSAPASPTHPGLLSPHSSGLQTPECLSREGSPIPHDHDLGSKLASVPEYRYSQSAPGSPVSAQPVIMAVPPRPSTLVAKPVAYMPASIVTSQQPSCHAIHVVQQAPTVTMVRVVTSSASTANGYILTNQGTAGGAHEAAGAVLDLAADHRGMDEKPTIAFATIPTASRVIQTVASQMAQGVPGQTVTILQQAAPVALGQHQLPVRAVTQNGKHAVPTNSIASSAYALTNPLQLLAAQASSSTPVVVSRVCEPGTDETAAASSSEPEVKRPRIEEPSAAVPAQAGVITSTVPQGQATSE